A genomic window from Deferrivibrio essentukiensis includes:
- a CDS encoding cell division protein ZapA has protein sequence MQISDVYIYGNKYRLKTDMDSETVASIANFVDKKMREMQDSMNVLTTSKIAVMAAFDIAAEYLILKKDIDKSIDKISEIENKIDSILKG, from the coding sequence TTGCAAATTTCTGATGTTTACATTTACGGGAATAAATACAGGCTTAAAACTGATATGGATAGCGAGACAGTTGCTTCCATTGCTAATTTTGTCGATAAAAAGATGCGTGAGATGCAAGATAGTATGAATGTGTTGACTACTTCTAAGATAGCTGTTATGGCTGCTTTTGATATTGCTGCTGAATATTTGATACTAAAAAAGGATATTGATAAGAGCATTGATAAAATTAGTGAAATAGAGAACAAAATAGATAGTATATTAAAAGGGTAG
- the zapB gene encoding cell division protein ZapB — protein MELYDILTSLEEKIDRLIMENERLSNENEELRSEQKELKDKLEQLIKEREEVAERIEKILERLP, from the coding sequence ATGGAACTTTATGATATTTTGACTAGTTTGGAAGAAAAAATTGATAGACTTATAATGGAAAATGAAAGACTGAGTAATGAAAACGAAGAATTAAGGTCAGAGCAAAAAGAACTGAAAGATAAGTTGGAACAATTAATTAAAGAAAGAGAGGAAGTTGCTGAAAGGATTGAAAAAATTTTAGAGCGTTTACCTTAG
- a CDS encoding AAA family ATPase, which yields MRLYELIEPQKIEDIVGQEHLLGDNTPLSKIIESGEFESIIFVGPPGTGKTTLAKLIGKKLSLPFHRLHGAATSVNEIKNIAEVSKHYGRPSIIFIDEIHRFNKTQQDLLLKVIDEKHSFVIGASTENPYFSLTPAMRSRSFLFEFKPLNNEAMLILIERAYNVLREKYGVKEISFLEKDKLIQLSGGDGRRLIKFLDTAAQLGKIEDRKLIISLNDIDELVHNLVYSRDEHYDLLSAMIKSIRGSDPDAALVWCFKLVNCGFAVEDIFRRLFVSASEDIGNAYPDAVIFVNSAFNAFLNVGVPEGYIILAHAVTFLASCPKSNKSYLAYKKVKDYLQKNDPYPPINICHNSNGYKYPFDSGEFVKQNYFDGDEKFYIPSEYGFESKIKERLKRLWG from the coding sequence ATGAGATTATATGAGCTTATTGAACCTCAGAAGATAGAAGATATTGTAGGTCAGGAGCACCTGCTGGGTGACAATACCCCTTTGTCAAAAATTATTGAAAGCGGGGAATTTGAATCGATAATTTTTGTCGGTCCTCCCGGTACAGGCAAAACAACTCTTGCAAAACTTATAGGTAAAAAACTTTCACTCCCTTTTCATCGCCTTCATGGCGCTGCTACAAGTGTAAATGAAATTAAGAATATTGCTGAAGTTTCAAAGCATTACGGCAGACCTTCTATTATATTTATTGATGAAATCCATAGATTTAACAAGACACAACAAGATTTGCTTCTTAAAGTTATAGATGAAAAACACTCTTTTGTAATCGGGGCTTCTACCGAGAACCCTTACTTCAGCCTTACCCCTGCAATGCGCTCAAGGAGTTTCCTTTTTGAATTCAAGCCGTTAAATAATGAGGCAATGCTAATACTTATTGAACGAGCATACAATGTATTAAGGGAAAAATATGGAGTTAAAGAGATATCTTTTTTAGAAAAAGATAAGCTTATACAGCTGTCCGGTGGGGATGGCAGGCGATTAATAAAATTTTTAGATACTGCTGCACAGTTAGGTAAAATTGAGGATAGAAAGTTAATTATAAGTCTTAATGATATTGATGAATTGGTGCATAATCTTGTTTATTCCCGTGATGAGCACTATGATTTACTTTCCGCTATGATTAAGAGTATTAGGGGAAGTGACCCTGATGCTGCTCTTGTCTGGTGTTTTAAGCTTGTAAACTGTGGTTTTGCCGTTGAGGATATTTTTAGGCGTTTGTTTGTTTCGGCATCTGAAGATATCGGTAACGCGTATCCTGATGCCGTTATTTTCGTGAATTCCGCATTTAATGCATTTTTAAATGTGGGAGTCCCGGAAGGATATATAATTTTGGCACATGCTGTCACTTTTTTGGCAAGTTGCCCTAAGAGCAATAAAAGTTATCTTGCTTACAAGAAGGTTAAGGATTACCTTCAAAAAAATGATCCATATCCCCCGATAAATATTTGCCATAACTCTAATGGTTATAAATACCCATTTGATAGTGGCGAATTTGTTAAGCAAAATTATTTTGATGGTGATGAAAAATTTTATATCCCTTCAGAATATGGCTTTGAGTCTAAAATAAAAGAAAGGCTCAAAAGGCTTTGGGGGTAA
- a CDS encoding 5-formyltetrahydrofolate cyclo-ligase — protein MEKFDKEVLSKEVLRKKMMTERKKMDFEEVQKRSEKIVKDFLSLFEEMKFFLLYFSFDNEVQTFYLAEQLLKENKEVYAPKLVGNDLKVGKVSDLSLLEKNRYQIFEPVDYFERSNFDVVVVPGVAFDKKCNRLGFGVGYYDRFLPKVKCENIVGFAYEFQVVDELVTEYFDIPMDIVITEKNIYRRN, from the coding sequence ATGGAAAAGTTTGACAAAGAGGTTTTAAGTAAAGAAGTTTTGAGAAAAAAGATGATGACTGAAAGAAAAAAAATGGATTTTGAGGAGGTCCAAAAAAGAAGCGAGAAAATTGTAAAGGATTTTTTGAGTTTGTTTGAAGAGATGAAGTTTTTTCTTTTATATTTTAGTTTTGATAATGAGGTACAGACTTTTTATCTTGCCGAGCAGTTGCTTAAAGAAAATAAAGAAGTGTATGCCCCAAAGTTGGTTGGCAATGATTTGAAAGTTGGCAAGGTAAGTGATTTAAGTCTACTTGAAAAAAACAGGTATCAAATATTTGAGCCTGTTGATTATTTTGAACGCAGCAATTTTGATGTGGTTGTTGTGCCGGGTGTGGCTTTTGACAAAAAGTGCAACCGTCTTGGTTTTGGGGTAGGATACTATGATAGATTTCTACCTAAAGTCAAATGTGAGAATATTGTTGGGTTTGCTTATGAGTTTCAAGTTGTTGATGAACTTGTTACAGAGTATTTTGACATCCCTATGGACATTGTGATTACTGAAAAAAATATTTACAGGAGGAATTGA
- a CDS encoding chemotaxis protein CheW, producing MNNEQNLYIEDVQELKDEDSIQLVGFKLGDEEYAIDVLKIQEIIRLIEITSVPRMDSYILGVINLRGKVIPVVDLRVRFELDKSDFDKKTRIIVVKFEKENIGFVVDEVTEVIRIDKSIVEPTPPLVGAVGQEYILGICKYLKRLIILLDIDRVVYNDDNLTSDLRKKIVKSQGQVEDLNEYEESDENFTEVSDTVEASELSAVSEVNSEIEKEEEEISVASESVDSEEENQTDMIDDIDKLIAMELEKREKETEELLKKKKEEKLNSSNNDVEDILNDALTQANSTISPEATHVDQDDLDRLIAEELAKREKETEELLKRKKEEEKKKIIDVGEEDVSTVAQEQLVENESADSQKNEIIIERDSLQELKSLANKIIRGEAKEIDINIKGEIGELLKLIFETKQKIDNVEPSVADSNKDVPHIAKSLENVNEYTEEATINLMEAADKMSNFFAELNEKMGNIEKVIQKGDVEKFDELIDSVEDKLKSAEELGFNILQALEFQDITEQKARKVIKKIEEIGVRLGTILGYAKIQAADSISEDTSSQEEIDKLLGEFGLG from the coding sequence ATGAATAATGAACAGAATCTTTACATTGAAGATGTACAAGAGCTTAAAGATGAGGATAGCATTCAGCTTGTAGGCTTCAAGCTTGGTGATGAGGAGTATGCAATTGATGTGTTGAAGATTCAAGAGATTATAAGACTTATCGAGATTACATCTGTCCCTAGGATGGATTCTTATATACTTGGTGTTATTAATTTAAGAGGTAAAGTCATTCCTGTTGTTGATTTGCGAGTAAGGTTTGAGCTTGATAAGTCTGATTTTGATAAAAAAACACGGATAATTGTTGTTAAGTTTGAAAAGGAAAATATTGGTTTTGTTGTTGATGAGGTTACTGAAGTAATCAGAATAGATAAGAGCATTGTTGAGCCTACACCCCCATTGGTTGGTGCGGTGGGGCAAGAATATATTCTTGGTATATGTAAATATTTGAAAAGACTTATTATTCTTCTTGATATAGATAGAGTTGTTTATAACGATGATAACTTGACCAGTGACCTAAGGAAGAAAATAGTTAAATCTCAGGGACAGGTTGAAGATTTAAACGAGTATGAAGAGTCTGACGAAAATTTTACTGAAGTCTCTGATACTGTTGAAGCTAGTGAATTAAGTGCTGTTTCTGAAGTAAATAGTGAAATAGAAAAAGAGGAAGAAGAGATAAGTGTGGCGAGCGAATCTGTCGATTCTGAAGAAGAAAATCAGACAGATATGATTGATGATATTGATAAGCTGATTGCAATGGAGCTTGAAAAAAGGGAAAAAGAGACAGAAGAGCTATTAAAAAAGAAAAAAGAGGAAAAGTTAAATAGTTCAAATAATGACGTAGAAGATATTTTAAATGATGCTTTGACGCAAGCAAACTCTACTATATCGCCTGAAGCAACTCACGTTGACCAGGATGACCTTGACAGACTTATTGCAGAAGAGCTTGCCAAAAGAGAAAAAGAAACTGAAGAGCTTCTTAAACGAAAAAAAGAAGAGGAAAAAAAAAAGATAATTGATGTCGGTGAGGAGGATGTCTCAACCGTTGCTCAAGAGCAGCTTGTAGAAAATGAAAGTGCCGATAGTCAAAAGAATGAAATTATTATTGAAAGAGATTCATTGCAGGAGTTAAAATCTCTTGCAAATAAGATAATTAGAGGGGAAGCAAAAGAGATAGATATTAATATCAAAGGTGAGATTGGGGAGCTTTTAAAACTTATTTTTGAAACAAAACAAAAAATAGACAATGTTGAACCTTCCGTGGCAGATTCAAATAAGGATGTACCTCATATTGCCAAATCTCTTGAAAATGTTAACGAGTATACAGAAGAAGCTACTATTAATTTGATGGAAGCAGCGGATAAAATGTCTAATTTTTTCGCTGAGCTTAATGAAAAGATGGGAAATATCGAAAAGGTAATACAAAAGGGTGATGTCGAAAAATTTGATGAACTTATTGATAGTGTGGAAGATAAATTGAAAAGTGCTGAGGAGCTTGGGTTTAATATATTGCAAGCATTGGAATTTCAGGATATTACAGAGCAGAAAGCAAGAAAAGTGATTAAGAAGATTGAGGAAATAGGGGTAAGACTTGGAACTATTTTAGGTTACGCTAAAATACAGGCAGCAGATTCTATCAGTGAAGACACATCATCTCAAGAAGAGATTGATAAGTTGTTAGGAGAGTTTGGACTCGGATAG